One Spinacia oleracea cultivar Varoflay chromosome 4, BTI_SOV_V1, whole genome shotgun sequence DNA segment encodes these proteins:
- the LOC110790998 gene encoding uncharacterized protein: MDFSQKDGKKSKKSQEKATTPQPATTSKFQPSLLNPVHPSQAQSVISPITKNTSIPAQREFTVEEDDELEIESPAREQPKTPLEQTLQERLSPLSEVFTGEQLKTLSAVMAALSELPASQQPGSVGSLRKTRSTVPQLPVRDLLTALNQENTPEKRKRSDPAETEWPETEQVPIAEYERRAPVLQIARRQTIQPKDSPLCREILEERMERIKIPTGRYDGTTDPEDHCTTFEQHMMLYTDSDAMWCKVFPSTLLGVAASWYKGIEAHSIYSFRQLQASFLSRFVSKQKRKKSSGELMSFAQRDREPLRDYLTRFNNESITIPNLQQEVAVLALMRGMQECEFKKYLSRKSYTNLGDVLHKANEYIRGDEMMKISNVVVATGGNVGYNPGYNPQTGKGGNNFHQSNNQQGAGQRNQNNRNANPQGQKSRQDRRESRGLFDNYTPLNTPRTAIYNINNKMDGWRRPPPMQSRERNVKKFCDFHNEHGHLTEDCRDLKDNIEDMVRKGYFSQYRARQGNGNNNSVGGNPTNSYRPQQQNQQQYPRIEQPYQPPRIEQKQPETSARAEQRDGGKKPPVYVISGGPVHGGTISSASRSLEEHRHMVNFHNTRVWPNPPSIPVMTFSESDCRGIIFPHDDPLVLTIDIANADVNRVLVDGGSSANIIFWEAFKQLHIPEDELQRVNYPVIGFSGSTVYPEGSIRLPVKIGEGSEMRDLMVDFLIIKVPAAYNVIIGRPFIHDVQAVVSTYHLTMIYMSNLERPAKIRGSQLAARSCYLTALRTPGRMVPEVNLTTEPARQEIHLTTKPARQEQLSKRKSCTKRGRTDLNMEHFDERPVSAPRPMPDGLTENIELEAGNMDRTVVIGTEMGSDMKVNLISLLREYADIFAFSADEMPGIDPEIMVHRLNADRNVRPVRQKKRNFSTEKMTAIQEEVDKLLAAGFIEPCDYPEWLANVVMVKKSSGSWRMCVDFTNLNRACPKDFYPLPRIDRLVDSTSGHAMLSFLDAFSGYHQVSLHKSDRKKATFITDAGVFCYKAMPFGLKNAGATYQRLVDKVFADQKGRNVEVYVDDSIVKSRKEEDHVSDLRETFETLRKYRMKLNPKKCVFGVRSGKFLGFLVSERGIDANPEKVEAIISLPQPKSVKDIQRLTGKMAALNRFVSKSADKQMPFFTTLRQNKKFKWGPAEQEAFEALKSHLKNLPTIARAKEGGKLQLYISASPKTVAAVPVAETENKGQQPVYFVSHVLNGPETRYTLVEKMAYAVLIAARKLRPYFDAHTIEVLTNFPLEKAISKLDTSGRLLKWAIELSEFDLEFRPRTAIKAQALADFIVEASYQEDEIQAEVWDVSVDGSAAQTGSGAGIIMKSPAGDIFEYAIKFTFNASNNEAEYEAAIAGIQMCLAADAKRVILTTDSQLVASQFSGEYEAKEPSMVKYLEKLRSVSAQLEKFIINLVPRAENTLADALSKLASSNVADLKRTVMMEVMNKRSTESEIIRVMAITTTSEWYDNIQTYIQTGALPADFAEAKKTRRDSVWYIILWGRLYKKSFSLPFLRCLTAFESARLIEEMHEGTCGNHAGGKPLSIICQRQGYYWPTMLEDCRAYVKKCEKCQKFSAVINLPANDLMPILNPIPFAQWGMDIVGPFPMAAGGRKFLIVAVDYFTKWIEAEPVAKITANQVKKFIWKNIITRFGLPQAIVFDHGAQFDCAPIQCFLGLYRVKLAHSSVCHPQSNGQAEAANKQILAALKKKLEDCKGKWADLMPEIPWCNRTAIKEATGKSPFKLSFGSEAVIPAEMALPTMRIQHYDEERNDQLLRHQLDFMPEIRMKAEVSSAAYKSRMSRAYNKKVKHRPLGVGDLVLRRTAATGKGNAQGKLTANWEGPYQIWEEIVPGSYRLMQMDGTTLKNSWNASTLRKYYV; this comes from the coding sequence AGAAATAGAAAGCCCTGCCAGAGAGCAACCAAAAACTCCGCTGGAACAGACGCTGCAGGAGCGCCTGTCTCCCCTGTCGGAAGTATTCACGGGAGAGCAATTGAAAACACTGTCAGCGGTGATGGCCGCTTTGTCAGAGCTACCAGCCTCGCAGCAGCCAGGGTCAGTCGGCAGTCTAAGAAAGACCAGGTCGACGGTTCCCCAGTTACCTGTTAGGGATCTCCTAACCGCCCTGAATCAAGAAAACACCCCAGAAAAAAGAAAGCGCTCGGATCCGGCGGAAACAGAATGGCCTGAAACAGAGCAAGTCCCCATCGCGGAATACGAACGAAGAGCGCCGGTTCTACAGATAGCTAGACGGCAGACAATCCAGCCAAAGGATTCTCCCCTGTGCCGAGAAATCCTAGAAGAAAGGATGGAAAGGATAAAAATCCCGACAGGGAGATACGATGGGACGACAGATCCGGAGGATCACTGCACCACATTCGAACAGCACATGATGCTGTACACTGATTCTGATGCCATGTGGTGCAAAGTGTTCCCATCCACACTCCTAGGAGTTGCAGCGAGCTGGTATAAGGGCATAGAGGCACACTCCATATACAGCTTCCGACAGCTGCAGGCGTCGTTTTTGTCACGATTTGTGAGCaaacagaagagaaagaaatcATCGGGAGAGTTGATGTCGTTCGCTCAAAGAGATAGAGAGCCGTTAAGGGATTATCTCACCCGCTTTAACAACGAGTCAATCACTATCCCCAATTTGCAGCAGGAGGTTGCCGTTCTGGCTCTTATGAGGGGAATGCAAGAGTGCGAATTCAAGAAATATCTCAGCCGAAAGTCATACACCAATCTGGGTGACGTCCTGCACAAAGCCAACGAGTACATCAGGGGGGATGAAATGATGAAGATCTCCAATGTGGTAGTGGCAACCGGCGGAAATGTCGGGTACAATCCAGGCTATAACCCACAGACGGGAAAAGGAGGAAACAATTTTCATCAGAGCAATAATCAGCAAGGGGCAGGGcagagaaaccagaataacagaAATGCCAATCCACAAGGGCAGAAAAGCCGGCAAGACAGAAGGGAGTCCAGAGGACTCTTTGATAACTACACTCCGCTGAACACACCGCGGACGgcaatttataacataaacaaCAAGATGGATGGCTGGAGAAGGCCGCCACCAATGCAGAGTAGGGAAAGGAATGTCAAGAAATTCTGTGACTTCCATAATGAGCACGGCCACCTAACAGAGGACTGCAGAGACctcaaagacaacattgaggatatGGTCAGAAAGGGGTATTTCTCACAGTATAGGGCAAGGCAGGGCAATGGTAACAACAACTCGGTGGGAGGAAACCCTACCAATTCATACCGGCCACAAcagcaaaatcaacaacaataccCTAGAATCGAGCAACCATATCAGCCGCCTAGAATCGAGCAAAAACAGCCGGAAACCAGTGCCAGAGCAGAACAAAGGGATGGCGGGAAAAAACCACCCGTGTATGTAATTTCTGGCGGCCCAGTCCACGGAGGGACAATAAGCAGCGCCAGTAGAAGCTTGGAGGAACACAGGCACATGGTAAACTTTCATAACACAAGAGTGTGGCCTAACCCACCCAGCATACCAGTGATGACATTCTCGGAATCGGATTGCAGAGGCATCATTTTCCCGCATGATGACCCATTAGTTCTTACAATTGATATAGCAAATGCCGATGTGAACAGAGTACTGGTAGACGGCGGCAGCTCAGCAAACATCATCTTCTGGGAAGCTTTCAAACAATTGCACATACCAGAGGACGAACTTCAAAGGGTAAACTACCCAGTAATCGGTTTCTCAGGATCTACAGTGTACCCAGAGGGTAGTATAAGGCTGCCGGTGAAAATCGGAGAAGGATCCGAAATGCGAGATCTCATGGTGGATTTCCTAATCATTAAAGTGCCAGCGGCCTACAATGTGATCATCGGTCGCCCATTCATACATGACGTGCAGGCGGTAGTCTCCACCTATCACTTGACAATGATATATATGTCGAACCTGGAAAGGCCGGCAAAGATAAGGGGAAGTCAGTTGGCGGCAAGGTCCTGTTACTTGACTGCTTTGAGAACACCGGGAAGAATGGTCCCAGAAGTGAACTTGACTACTGAGCCGGCAAGGCAAGAGATACACTTGACTACTAAGCCGGCAAGACAAGAACAACTGTCAAAAAGAAAGAGCTGCACAAAAAGGGGTCGAACCGACCTAAACATGGAACACTTTGATGAAAGGCCGGTATCAGCACCAAGACCAATGCCAGATGGTCTGACAGAAAATATCGAGCTGGAGGCTGGAAACATGGATAGAACAGTCGTGATCGGTACGGAAATGGGGAGTGACATGAAGGTCAACCTCATAAGCTTGCTGAGAGAGTACGCTGACATCTTCGCATTCTCGGCGGATGAGATGCCTGGTATCGATCCAGAGATAATGGTTCACCGATTAAACGCCGACAGAAATGTTAGGCCTGTACGGCAGAAAAAACGTAATTTCTCCACGGAGAAAATGACAGCAATACAAGAAGAGGTGGATAAACTTCTGGCGGCAGGTTTCATTGAGCCATGTGACTACCCCGAATGGTTGGCAAACGTGGTAATGGTAAAAAAGTCAAGTGGGTCAtggagaatgtgcgtagatttcaccaACCTTAACAGAGCATGTCCGAAAGATTTCTACCCCCTGCCACGGATTGATAGGCTGGTAGACTCCACTAGCGGTCACGCAATGCTCAGTTTCCTAGATGCTTTCTCAGGGTATCATCAGGTCAGCCTGCATAAATCAGATAGGAAGAAGGCGACCTTTATCACAGATGCAGGAGTTTTCTGTTATAAGGCGATGCCGTTCGGGTTGAAAAATGCAGGGGCAACATATCAAAGGCTGGTTGACAAGGTGTTCGCCGACCAAAAAGGCAGAAACGTGGAGGTCTATGTAGATGACTCTATCGTAAAAAGCCGGAAGGAGGAGGATCATGTTAGCGACCTCCGAGAAACTTTTGAAACTTTGAGAAAATACAGGatgaaattaaacccaaaaaaatgcgtcttcggagtAAGGTCGGGAAAATTCCTGGGTTTCTTGGTCAGCGAGCGTGGCATAGACGCCAACCCTGAAAAAGTAGAAGCAATCATCAGTCTGCCGCAACCCAAGAGCGTAAAAGACATACAGCGGCTGACAGGAAAAATGGCCGCCTTAAACAGATTTGTGAGCAAGTCGGCAGATAAGCAAATGCCCTTCTTCACAACCCTGAGGCAAAACAAGAAGTTCAAATGGGGGCCGGCAGAGCAAGAGGCCTTTGAAGCTCTAAAAAGTCACTTAAAAAACCTGCCAACAATAGCAAGGGCAAAAGAGGGCGGCAAATTACAACTGTACATATCGGCGTCGCCAAAAACAGTTGCAGCAGTACCGGTAGCCGAAACAGAAAACAAAGGGCAGCAGCCGGTATATTTTGTGAGCCATGTGCTAAACGGCCCAGAAACAAGGTACACGTTGGTGGAAAAAATGGCATATGCAGTCCTCATCGCGGCTAGAAAGTTAAGACCATACTTTGATGCGCATACAATCGAAGTGCTAACAAACTTTCCTCTCGAAAAAGCCATCAGCAAGCTAGATACATCAGGCCGGTTGCTAAAATGGGCAATAGAGTTGTCCGAGTTTGACTTGGAATTCCGGCCAAGAACTGCAATCAAAGCCCAGGCATTGGCGGACTTCATAGTTGAAGCGTCATACCAAGAGGATGAAATACAAGCTGAAGTATGGGATGTGTCAGTGGATGGTTCAGCTGCACAGACAGGCAGTGGGGCTGGAATAATCATGAAATCGCCAGCAGGAGACATTTTTGAGTATGCTATAAAGTTTACGTTCAACGCGTCAAATAACGAGGCAGAATACGAGGCAGCAATTGCCGGCATCCAAATGTGCCTCGCAGCAGATGCCAAAAGAGTAATACTGACAACAGACTCCCAGCTGGTAGCAAGTCAATTCAGCGGAGAATATGAGGCCAAAGAACCTTCGATGGTCAAATACCTGGAGAAGTTGAGGTCGGTGTCGGCTCAGCTAGAGAAATTCATCATTAATCTGGTACCCCGAGCAGAGAACACACTGGCAGACGCCCTATCAAAGttagcaagttcaaatgtcGCCGACTTGAAAAGAACAGTCATGATGGAAGTCATGAATAAGCGAAGTACGGAGTCGGAGATAATACGGGTCATGGCCATCACAACTACCTCAGAATGGTACGATAATATCCAAACATACATACAGACTGGAGCGCTACCAGCAGATTTTGCAGAGGCCAAAAAGACAAGAAGGGACTCGGTTTGGTACATCATCCTGTGGGGACGGTTGTACAAAAAGTCATTTAGCCTGCCATTCTTAAGGTGCCTAACAGCATTCGAGTCAGCAAGGCTAATCGAAGAGATGCACGAAGGAACATGTGGGAACCATGCCGGTGGAAAACCCCTTTCCATCATCTGTCAAAGGCAAGGCTATTACTGGCCAACAATGTTAGAAGATTGTCGAGCTTATGTAAAAAAGTGCGAGAAATGTCAAAAGTTTTCAGCTGTGATAAACTTGCCGGCCAATGATTTGATGCCCATTCTGAACCCAATCCCATTCGCACaatggggaatggatattgTTGGACCATTCCCAATGGCGGCTGGAGGGCGCAAGTTCTTAATAGTAGCAGTggactacttcaccaagtggatagaagcagagcCGGTAGCAAAAATAACGGCAAACCAGGTGAAAAAATTCatatggaaaaatataataacaagatTCGGGCTGCCGCAGGCAATAGTTTTTGACCATGGAGCACAGTTTGATTGTGCACCCATACAATGCTTCCTGGGGTTATACAGAGTAAAGTTAGCTCACTCGTCAGTATGTCACCCACAGAGCAATGGGCAAGCAGAGGCGGCGAATAAGCAAATCCTGGCTGCACTGAAAAAGAAGCTAGAAGACTGTAAAGGCAAATGGGCAGATCTTATGCCAGAGATTCCGTGGTGCAACAGAACTGCTATCAAGGAGGCTACCGGCAAGAGTCCGTTCAAATTAAGCTTCGGGTCTGAGGCTGTTATACCGGCAGAAATGGCTCTGCCAACCATGCGAATCCAGCATTACGATGAGGAGAGAAACGATCAGCTGCTGCGACATCAGTTGG